The Synergistales bacterium genome contains the following window.
TCTTCCACCAGCGCCGGATGGGCCCGGCCGGTCCGCACACCAGCCATCTCGCTCCGGAGATGCTCCACTGCCTTGTCCATCTTGTCCTTGAGGTCTTTCATTGCGTCCTTGGGCATCTGTCTCACTCCTTCCCAGCGGTTACGACTGTGCCTATGTGTTCATCCTGCACCAGGAGCCGCTCCAGGTTCCCTTTCTGCAGGATGTCGAACACGACGATGGGGATGGCGTTTTCCATACAGAGCGAGAAGGCCGCGGCGTCCATGATCTCCAGCCGCCGTTCGATGGCCTCCCGATAGGTGAGCGTGGCGAGGCGCCTGGCGTCGGGGTTCGCCACGGGGTCCCTCTCATATATACCATCCACCTTCGTTGCCTTCAACAGCGAATCGGCACCGATTTCGGCGGCCCGGAGCGCGGCGGCGGTGTCGGTGGAAAAATAGGGGGATCCGGTGCCGGCGGCGAAGATGAGCAGCCTGCCCTTTTCGAAGTGCCGCAGCGCCCGGCGCCGGATGAAGGGCTCGGCCACGTCGCGCATCTCCACGGCGGTCTGCACCCGGGTGGGTACGCCCTGGCGTTCCAGCTCGTCCTGCAGCGCCAGGGCGTTGATCACCGTGGCGAGCATCCCCATGTTGTCGGCCTGGGAGCGTTCGAAGCCCCGCTCCACCGCCTGGAGGCCCCGGAAGATGTTGCCGCCGCCCACCACCATGCCGATCTCGATCCCCTGTCGGGCCACTGCGGCGATCTCGCCGGCCATCCCGGTGAGCACCTCGAAATCGATGCCGAACTCCTGGTTGCCGGACAGGATCTCGCCGGAGAGTTTGAGCAGTATCCGTCGTTTCCGTGCCATGATCCACCTCTTCGCTACGGTGTGGGGTTTTGCTACAAAAAAAGAGGCGAGGGCTCTCCCCCGCCTCCGGAATAGGCTTCTAGGAACCGATGGCGTACCGTTGGAAGCGGCCGACCACGATGTTCTCGCCCAGCTGGGCGATGTGCTCCTTCACCAGATCCTTGATCTTCTTGTCGGGATCGCGGACGTAGTTCTGCTCCAGGAGGCAGCTCTCCTCGTAGAACTTGCGCACCTTGCCCTCGGCGATCTTGTCGAGGATGTGCTCCGGCTTGCCCTCCTCGGCGGCCTGCTTGCGGTAGATCTCCTTCTCCCGCTCCAGGTCTTCGCCCGGGACATCGTCGGGGGAGACGTAGGTGGGGTCCGCCGCGGCGATGTGCAGACAGAGCTCGTGGCCCAGCTGCTGGAACTCGTCGGTGCGGGCGACGAAGTCGGTCTCGCAGTTGAGCTCCACCAGGGTGCCCACCTTGCCGTTCATGTGGATGTAGCTGAAGACCATGCCTTCGGCAGCCTCGCGGCCGGCTTTCTTGGCTGCCTTGGCGATGCCCTTCTCGCGGAGGAAATCGATGGCCTTCTCGATGTCGCCGTCGCACTCCCCCAGTGCCTTCTTGCAGTCCATGATGCCCGCTCCGGTGCGTCCCCGGAGCTGCTTGACCTCTTGCATTGTCACGCCCATTGACGGTTAGGCCTCCTTCCAGCCTTTGTTCTCTGCTATCCCCTGCTGGGTGAGTTTCTCGCCTTCAGGGGTGTAGGTTTCAAGTCGCTTATCCTGCTGCTCCTTCG
Protein-coding sequences here:
- the pyrH gene encoding UMP kinase → MARKRRILLKLSGEILSGNQEFGIDFEVLTGMAGEIAAVARQGIEIGMVVGGGNIFRGLQAVERGFERSQADNMGMLATVINALALQDELERQGVPTRVQTAVEMRDVAEPFIRRRALRHFEKGRLLIFAAGTGSPYFSTDTAAALRAAEIGADSLLKATKVDGIYERDPVANPDARRLATLTYREAIERRLEIMDAAAFSLCMENAIPIVVFDILQKGNLERLLVQDEHIGTVVTAGKE
- the tsf gene encoding translation elongation factor Ts; amino-acid sequence: MGVTMQEVKQLRGRTGAGIMDCKKALGECDGDIEKAIDFLREKGIAKAAKKAGREAAEGMVFSYIHMNGKVGTLVELNCETDFVARTDEFQQLGHELCLHIAAADPTYVSPDDVPGEDLEREKEIYRKQAAEEGKPEHILDKIAEGKVRKFYEESCLLEQNYVRDPDKKIKDLVKEHIAQLGENIVVGRFQRYAIGS